One region of Clostridiales bacterium genomic DNA includes:
- the dnaA gene encoding chromosomal replication initiator protein DnaA, with protein MATMNSLTDIWSVVMDSLSQELTQTAINTWFSDCTPIEINNNTLIVHTTSDFKRSIIQSRFEKTICAVLYDLFSCPFELVVLAGDDELLEYREKRPSSEEMPEMDGYTFDRFIVGPSNKFAHAAAIAVSQNPGKAYNPLLIYGNSGLGKTHLLLAIGQTIRHNNPSAKIAYVKGEEFVNQMVKSIGTGTAENFRQKYRNADLLLMDDIQFIAGKDSTQEEFFHTFNCLYEAGKQIVVTSDRPPKEMKRLDDRLCTRLEGGLLADVQPPDLETRTAIIRTKAAQFGMILSEDVVQYIAENITSNVRQLEGVVKRLTAYRDILDDTITVDSVKRAIRDVIRTGTYIPTPDVIIEESARSFQLTGADLRGQSRSKKTAMARQIAMYLMRNLTNLPLKEIGEEFGGRNHATVLSSIRKVEELLKSDPEIAATVRDITSNINSKN; from the coding sequence ATGGCCACCATGAATTCGCTCACCGATATCTGGTCCGTCGTCATGGACAGCCTCTCGCAGGAGCTGACCCAGACGGCAATCAATACCTGGTTTTCCGATTGCACCCCCATTGAGATCAATAATAATACGCTCATCGTGCACACCACGTCGGATTTTAAGCGCAGCATCATTCAGTCGCGCTTTGAAAAGACGATCTGCGCCGTGCTGTACGATCTGTTTTCCTGCCCGTTCGAGCTGGTCGTGCTCGCCGGGGATGATGAGCTGCTCGAATACCGCGAGAAGCGCCCGTCGTCCGAGGAAATGCCGGAGATGGACGGCTACACGTTTGACCGCTTCATCGTCGGCCCGAGCAACAAGTTTGCCCACGCAGCGGCCATCGCCGTGTCGCAGAATCCCGGCAAGGCGTATAACCCCCTGCTGATCTACGGCAACTCCGGCCTCGGCAAGACGCACCTTCTGCTCGCCATCGGCCAGACCATCCGCCACAACAATCCGTCGGCGAAGATCGCCTACGTCAAGGGCGAGGAGTTCGTCAATCAGATGGTCAAATCCATCGGCACCGGCACGGCCGAAAACTTCCGCCAGAAATACCGCAACGCGGATCTGCTGCTCATGGACGATATCCAGTTCATCGCGGGCAAGGACAGCACGCAGGAGGAATTTTTCCACACCTTCAACTGTCTGTATGAGGCCGGCAAGCAGATCGTCGTGACCTCCGACCGGCCGCCGAAGGAGATGAAGCGCCTCGACGACCGGTTGTGCACCCGGCTCGAGGGCGGTCTGCTCGCGGACGTTCAGCCGCCGGATCTCGAGACGCGCACGGCCATCATCCGCACGAAGGCCGCGCAGTTCGGTATGATTCTCTCCGAGGACGTCGTCCAGTACATTGCGGAAAACATCACCTCGAACGTCCGTCAGCTCGAGGGCGTCGTCAAGCGCCTGACCGCTTACCGCGACATTCTCGACGATACGATCACGGTCGATTCCGTCAAGCGCGCCATCCGGGACGTCATCCGCACCGGCACCTATATCCCCACGCCGGATGTCATTATTGAAGAGTCCGCGCGCTCGTTCCAGCTCACCGGCGCCGACCTGCGCGGGCAGAGCCGCAGCAAAAAGACCGCCATGGCCCGCCAGATCGCCATGTACCTCATGCGCAACCTCACGAACCTCCCGCTCAAGGAGATCGGCGAGGAATTCGGCGGCCGCAACCACGCCACCGTGCTCAGCTCCATCCGCAAGGTCGAGGAGCTGCTCAAGTCCGACCCCGAGATCGCCGCCACCGTGCGCGACATTACGAGCAACATCAACTCGAAAAACTGA
- a CDS encoding RNA-binding S4 domain-containing protein — MENITIETEFIKLDALLKFAALTATGGEAKQVIADGMVAVNGETCTMRGKKIRPGDEVTFAGHTLHVQSAQ, encoded by the coding sequence ATGGAAAACATTACGATTGAAACGGAATTTATCAAGCTCGACGCGCTGCTGAAGTTTGCCGCCCTCACGGCGACCGGCGGCGAGGCCAAGCAGGTCATTGCCGACGGTATGGTCGCCGTCAACGGCGAGACGTGCACCATGCGCGGCAAGAAGATCCGCCCGGGAGATGAAGTCACCTTCGCCGGGCACACGCTGCACGTGCAGAGCGCGCAATGA
- the mfd gene encoding transcription-repair coupling factor codes for MFLVAQAEQLFGDTEAAALPALLESGRLPARISGLPASARALLAASMHAQLDAPVLAVCPDEAAAELFQKDLSALLGQDVPLLTARDYTFYTVESVSRQTEQKRLSALYALAAGTAPAVVCTVSGLLQRAMPKEKLLQAAFEIRDGSSLPPEDAEDALLRCGYLRTAQVEGPGQFSRRGGILDFFSPAYPQPVRVEFWGDDVDSMGFFDPESQRRTQPLESCRILPAAETLPPLYPGGSAALGEKLQKLAGRAAAKKDSDTAQKLAEALRADGEKLCADCVLPAADRYMGFVYDTFATALDYLAPEAAVLIDQPARCAERAKEYTTQLREDIALLVRSGTMAARAENFYEPFADMMRRVQAWPIVLADGLQLGRSPIEARTLVSLTAKQLPSYGGSSQTAADDIAHYRNLGYRVVVLAGDMRRARILCEFLDGHGIHAAADEHPDALPEPGQCLVTPGSLSAGIEFPYARLAILTDTQIAASGLWRARHKKQTNREKINSYTDLSVGDLVVHEYHGIGRFAGIVQMPVDGAVKDYIKISYAGADTLYVPATQLDLVSKYIGAGEDRPVKLSKMGGTEWARTKTRAKAAAKSMAKELTALYAARSRTKGHAFAPDSPWQTEFEEHFGYPETDDQLRCIDEIKADMEKPVPMDRLLCGDVGYGKTEVALRAVMKCVLDGRQAAILVPTTVLAQQHYQTAVQRFYGFPVEIRMLSRFCSQGQIRQTLADMRSGKCDLVIGTHKLLQKNIEFKNLGLLIVDEEQRFGVAHKEHIKEMSRAVDVLTLSATPIPRTLNMALSGIRDMSTIEEPPQDRIPVQTFVMEHDWNVLCDAMRRELQRGGQVYYLHNRIENIERTALRISKMLDGAAVDVAHGQMNEEQLSTVMERMVTGETQILVCTTIIETGIDIPNVNTLIIEDADRMGLAQLHQLRGRVGRSNRRASAYLTFRRGRELSEIAEKRLSAIREFAEFNSGFRIAMRDLEIRGAGSLLGAEQSGHMIDVGYDMYLKLLEEAVLEERGEKPEQRAECAADLAVSANIPESYVPSQEQRMDLYRRIALVRTEAEADDLMDEVIDRFGDPPPSVYTLVQVALLRADAGKVGVTDISQKNGCLKFLLAQFDMQKVSALYARPEFKGRLKVDAGAKPGVILRLKTRTHVIEQARAFVSAWADAQGDRA; via the coding sequence TTGTTCCTGGTCGCGCAGGCCGAACAACTGTTCGGCGATACGGAAGCAGCCGCCCTCCCGGCCTTGTTGGAGAGCGGGCGGCTTCCTGCGCGCATTTCGGGTCTGCCGGCGAGTGCGCGCGCGCTGCTGGCGGCGTCGATGCACGCGCAGCTCGACGCGCCGGTGCTGGCCGTGTGCCCGGACGAGGCGGCGGCCGAGCTGTTTCAAAAAGATCTCTCTGCCCTGCTGGGGCAGGACGTGCCGCTGCTGACGGCGCGCGACTATACGTTTTATACGGTCGAGAGCGTCTCGCGTCAGACGGAGCAAAAGCGCCTGAGCGCGCTTTATGCGCTCGCTGCCGGGACGGCGCCGGCCGTGGTGTGCACGGTTTCGGGTCTGCTGCAGCGTGCCATGCCGAAGGAAAAACTGCTGCAGGCGGCCTTTGAGATCCGCGACGGCAGTTCCCTGCCGCCCGAGGATGCCGAGGATGCGCTGCTGCGCTGCGGCTATCTGCGTACGGCGCAGGTGGAAGGGCCGGGCCAGTTTTCGCGCCGCGGCGGCATTCTGGACTTTTTCTCCCCCGCGTATCCGCAGCCGGTGCGCGTGGAGTTCTGGGGCGACGATGTGGACTCCATGGGCTTTTTCGACCCCGAGAGTCAGCGGCGCACTCAGCCGCTGGAAAGCTGCCGCATCCTGCCGGCGGCGGAGACCCTGCCGCCGCTGTATCCGGGCGGCAGCGCCGCACTGGGCGAAAAGCTGCAGAAGCTCGCCGGACGCGCCGCCGCGAAAAAGGACAGCGACACGGCGCAGAAGCTCGCCGAGGCCCTGCGCGCCGACGGGGAAAAGCTCTGCGCCGACTGCGTGCTCCCGGCGGCCGACCGGTATATGGGCTTCGTGTACGACACGTTTGCCACGGCGCTGGACTATCTCGCGCCGGAGGCGGCCGTGCTGATCGACCAGCCGGCGCGCTGCGCCGAGCGCGCGAAGGAATACACCACGCAGCTGCGCGAGGACATCGCCCTGCTCGTGCGCAGCGGCACGATGGCCGCGCGCGCGGAAAATTTCTACGAGCCGTTTGCCGACATGATGCGCAGAGTCCAGGCCTGGCCCATCGTGCTGGCCGACGGGCTGCAGCTCGGCCGCAGCCCCATCGAGGCGCGCACGCTCGTGAGCCTGACGGCAAAGCAGCTCCCGTCCTACGGCGGCAGCAGCCAGACCGCGGCGGACGACATTGCGCACTATCGGAATCTCGGCTACCGCGTGGTCGTGCTGGCGGGCGATATGCGCCGGGCGCGCATTTTGTGCGAGTTTCTCGACGGTCACGGCATCCATGCCGCGGCGGACGAGCACCCGGATGCGCTGCCGGAACCGGGGCAGTGCCTCGTCACGCCGGGCAGTCTCTCGGCGGGCATCGAGTTTCCGTATGCAAGGCTCGCCATCCTCACGGACACGCAGATCGCGGCGTCCGGCCTGTGGCGCGCCAGACACAAAAAGCAAACGAACCGCGAGAAGATCAACTCCTACACGGACCTCTCCGTTGGCGACCTCGTCGTGCACGAATACCACGGCATCGGCCGCTTTGCGGGCATCGTGCAGATGCCGGTCGACGGTGCGGTGAAGGACTATATCAAGATCAGCTATGCCGGGGCGGACACGCTCTATGTCCCGGCGACACAGCTCGACCTCGTGAGCAAATACATCGGCGCGGGCGAGGACCGGCCCGTGAAGCTGTCCAAAATGGGCGGCACGGAGTGGGCGCGCACGAAAACGCGCGCCAAAGCGGCCGCAAAAAGCATGGCCAAGGAGCTCACCGCGCTCTACGCCGCGCGCAGCCGCACGAAGGGTCACGCCTTCGCACCCGACAGCCCGTGGCAGACGGAATTTGAGGAGCACTTCGGCTATCCGGAGACGGACGACCAGCTCCGGTGCATCGACGAGATCAAGGCCGACATGGAAAAGCCCGTGCCCATGGACCGCCTCCTGTGCGGCGACGTGGGCTACGGCAAGACCGAGGTCGCCCTGCGCGCGGTGATGAAGTGCGTGCTCGACGGGCGGCAGGCGGCCATTCTCGTGCCGACGACCGTACTCGCCCAGCAGCACTATCAGACGGCCGTGCAGCGGTTTTACGGCTTCCCGGTCGAGATCCGGATGCTCTCGCGCTTTTGCTCGCAGGGGCAGATCCGCCAGACGCTCGCGGACATGCGCAGCGGCAAGTGTGATCTCGTGATCGGCACGCATAAGCTGCTGCAGAAAAACATCGAATTCAAGAACCTCGGCCTGCTCATCGTCGACGAGGAGCAGCGCTTCGGCGTGGCGCACAAGGAGCACATCAAGGAGATGAGCCGCGCGGTCGACGTGCTCACGCTCTCGGCCACACCCATCCCGCGCACGCTGAATATGGCCCTGTCCGGCATCCGCGACATGTCCACCATCGAAGAGCCGCCGCAGGACCGCATCCCCGTGCAGACCTTCGTCATGGAGCACGACTGGAACGTGCTGTGCGACGCCATGCGCCGCGAGCTGCAGCGCGGCGGGCAGGTGTACTACCTGCACAACCGCATTGAAAACATCGAGCGCACCGCCCTGCGCATCTCGAAGATGCTCGACGGCGCGGCCGTGGACGTGGCGCACGGCCAGATGAACGAAGAGCAGCTCTCGACGGTCATGGAGCGCATGGTCACGGGCGAGACGCAGATCCTGGTTTGCACGACCATCATCGAGACCGGCATCGATATTCCGAACGTGAACACCCTCATCATCGAGGACGCCGACCGCATGGGCCTTGCCCAGCTGCACCAGCTGCGCGGGCGCGTGGGCCGCTCGAACCGGCGCGCGAGCGCGTACCTGACGTTCCGGCGCGGGCGCGAGCTGAGCGAGATCGCCGAAAAGCGCCTGAGCGCCATCCGCGAGTTTGCGGAGTTCAACTCCGGCTTCCGCATCGCCATGCGCGATCTGGAGATCCGCGGCGCGGGCAGTCTGCTCGGGGCCGAGCAGTCGGGCCATATGATCGACGTCGGTTATGATATGTACCTCAAGCTGCTCGAGGAGGCCGTGCTCGAAGAGCGCGGCGAAAAGCCCGAGCAGCGCGCCGAGTGCGCGGCCGACCTCGCCGTGTCGGCCAACATCCCGGAGAGCTATGTGCCCAGCCAGGAGCAGCGCATGGATCTCTACCGCCGCATCGCGCTCGTGCGCACGGAGGCGGAGGCCGACGACCTCATGGACGAGGTCATCGACCGCTTTGGCGACCCGCCGCCGAGCGTGTACACGCTCGTACAGGTGGCGCTGCTGCGTGCCGACGCGGGCAAGGTCGGCGTGACGGACATTTCGCAGAAAAACGGCTGTTTGAAGTTTCTGCTGGCGCAGTTCGATATGCAGAAGGTATCGGCACTGTACGCCCGGCCGGAGTTCAAGGGCCGCTTGAAGGTGGATGCGGGGGCAAAGCCGGGCGTCATTCTGCGCCTCAAGACCCGCACCCACGTCATCGAACAGGCAAGAGCGTTTGTTTCCGCATGGGCAGACGCCCAGGGAGACCGCGCATGA
- the dnaN gene encoding DNA polymerase III subunit beta, which translates to MKFSCDKYVLQQAAASAARAAAAKSPIPTLEGLLIEAGASVRITGYDLKKAIYTTIDADIPEPGSVLIGARLFCEMLRRMPDGIVTVEAENGTVSVKCGKAAFNLVGLSADDYPDLPTVEAENGVSLPQDLLKKMINECSFAVSTNESRPVYMGTLFEIENNVLTMVSVDGYRLALRREAVEGYGDDCSFIVPGTALSDLERLCGDSDERVVLSVGSKHISFTVGNTVILSRRLEGDFLNYKKAIPESFRVTVKTARTDLLEVVERVSLIIDSKNNAPLRLTFRKDAIDFVCTTPLGKAADSCPCEGDGGDLEIGFNDHYLSDALKAAPAEEINVCLNTGSSPCILVPADGSDNFVYMVLPVRLRAGQ; encoded by the coding sequence ATGAAATTTTCCTGTGACAAATACGTTCTGCAGCAGGCTGCCGCATCCGCAGCCCGCGCCGCAGCCGCCAAAAGCCCGATCCCCACGCTCGAAGGCCTGCTCATTGAGGCCGGCGCGAGCGTGCGTATCACCGGCTATGACCTGAAGAAAGCCATTTATACCACCATCGACGCCGACATTCCCGAGCCCGGCAGCGTGCTCATCGGTGCGCGCCTGTTCTGCGAGATGCTGCGCCGCATGCCGGACGGCATCGTCACCGTCGAGGCGGAAAACGGAACCGTGTCCGTCAAATGCGGCAAGGCGGCGTTCAACCTCGTCGGCCTGAGCGCGGACGATTATCCGGATCTGCCGACTGTCGAGGCGGAAAACGGCGTGTCGCTGCCGCAGGACCTGCTCAAAAAGATGATCAACGAGTGCTCCTTCGCCGTGAGCACGAACGAGAGCCGCCCGGTCTACATGGGCACGCTCTTCGAGATCGAAAATAACGTTCTGACCATGGTCTCCGTCGATGGCTACCGGTTGGCGCTGCGGCGCGAAGCGGTCGAGGGCTATGGCGATGACTGCAGCTTCATCGTGCCCGGCACGGCGCTGAGCGATCTGGAGCGCCTGTGCGGCGACAGCGACGAGCGCGTCGTCCTGTCCGTCGGCAGCAAGCACATTTCCTTCACCGTCGGCAATACGGTCATTTTGTCCCGCCGGCTGGAAGGCGACTTCCTCAATTATAAGAAAGCAATCCCGGAGTCGTTCCGCGTCACGGTCAAGACCGCGCGCACGGATCTGCTCGAGGTCGTCGAGCGTGTGTCGCTCATCATTGACAGCAAAAATAACGCGCCTCTGCGCCTGACCTTCCGCAAGGACGCGATCGACTTCGTCTGCACGACGCCGCTCGGCAAGGCGGCCGACTCCTGCCCGTGCGAGGGCGACGGCGGCGATCTGGAGATCGGTTTCAACGATCACTACCTGTCCGACGCGCTCAAGGCCGCGCCCGCGGAAGAGATCAACGTCTGCCTGAACACCGGTTCGAGCCCGTGCATTCTCGTCCCGGCTGACGGAAGTGATAACTTTGTGTATATGGTCCTGCCGGTGCGCCTGCGCGCCGGACAGTGA
- the recF gene encoding DNA replication/repair protein RecF, whose protein sequence is MIVRKIALNGWRNYEFAAAEFSPGTNVITGENAQGKTNLLEAVYLLTGGKSFRTRFDKELIGFGYTSAEVLADVFAFGREQTVRIVLRQGQRKQIWQNGVKKTAAELAGTFAAVLFCPDDLNIIRDGPAARRRMMDMAISQLRPKYGALLAEYSRLYDQKSAILRDWHEKPSLLDTLDDFSDQMCRVSAKLIRYRAAYASRLNIAAAPIHADFSGGRDKLTLAYRTVSTVVDALGTEKEIYYALCDHQEQHRRAELDSGQCLTGAHKDDLIISINGQSARAFASQGQTRTAALSLKLAEREIFHDEFDEYPVLMLDDVLSELDAQRQAFVLNRIGGGQTLITCCEDARIAERTGGRVLTVENGVIR, encoded by the coding sequence ATGATCGTAAGAAAAATTGCGCTCAACGGCTGGCGCAACTACGAATTTGCCGCGGCGGAGTTTTCGCCCGGAACGAACGTCATCACCGGCGAAAATGCCCAGGGCAAGACGAATCTGCTCGAGGCGGTCTACCTGCTCACGGGCGGGAAGAGCTTTCGCACGCGGTTCGATAAGGAACTCATCGGCTTCGGCTATACGAGCGCGGAGGTGCTCGCGGATGTGTTCGCCTTCGGGCGGGAGCAGACCGTGCGCATCGTGCTCCGGCAGGGGCAGCGCAAGCAGATCTGGCAAAACGGCGTGAAGAAAACCGCCGCCGAGCTCGCCGGGACGTTTGCCGCCGTGCTCTTTTGTCCGGATGATCTGAACATCATCCGCGACGGGCCGGCCGCCCGCCGCCGCATGATGGACATGGCCATCAGCCAGCTGCGGCCGAAGTACGGCGCACTGCTCGCTGAATACAGCCGGTTATATGACCAGAAGTCCGCCATCCTGCGCGACTGGCATGAAAAACCGTCCCTGCTCGACACGCTCGACGATTTTTCCGACCAGATGTGCCGCGTCTCGGCCAAGCTCATCCGCTACCGCGCGGCTTACGCCTCGCGGCTGAACATCGCCGCCGCGCCCATCCACGCCGATTTTTCCGGCGGGCGCGACAAATTGACCCTCGCCTACCGCACGGTCAGCACTGTTGTCGATGCGCTCGGCACAGAAAAAGAAATTTACTACGCCCTGTGCGACCATCAGGAGCAGCACCGCCGCGCAGAGCTCGACAGCGGCCAGTGCCTGACCGGCGCGCACAAGGATGACCTCATCATCAGCATCAACGGCCAGTCGGCGCGCGCGTTCGCTTCGCAGGGGCAGACGCGCACGGCGGCGCTGTCGCTCAAGCTCGCCGAGCGGGAGATCTTTCACGACGAGTTTGACGAATACCCCGTGCTCATGCTCGACGACGTGCTCTCGGAGCTGGACGCGCAGCGGCAGGCCTTCGTGCTCAACCGCATCGGCGGCGGGCAGACGCTCATCACCTGCTGCGAGGACGCGCGCATCGCCGAACGTACCGGCGGTCGCGTGCTCACGGTCGAAAACGGGGTGATTCGCTGA